In Myripristis murdjan chromosome 9, fMyrMur1.1, whole genome shotgun sequence, the following proteins share a genomic window:
- the adra2b gene encoding alpha-2B adrenergic receptor: MASVKDFGCSMELSGWNSSLTNAASVPCNQSMVKLAAPYSPEATAAFATAITLMVVFTIVGNIMVIIAVLTSRSLRGPQNLFLVSLAAADILVATLIIPFSLANELLGYWYFKSLWCEIYLALDVLFCTSSIVHLCAISLDRYLSISRVTYGRQRTPRRIKAAIVVVWLISAIISFPPLLSLNKSEGGADGTERGPQCQLNDERWYILYSTIGSFFAPCLIMILVYVRIYQIAKQRTRCPPGEPRKDGVGCATPGQAARHVQANGTDEESTPPSSNKTSNSRPPTLAVTPSPTPKRSPSSQNPTNNLLQPPSTSPAPTPATGTPPTSPHGPSPTSNVPPSAPAKTKEEGKKNKRQADKKADNNNGDSSSTESDMEHSQGGGRGSASMAGSPGGGGVHSPASIQRYRDMIATSKGARLVPGRKSKVDNNPGAARRKAMVNREKRFTFVLAVVIGVFVVCWFPFFFSYSLQAVCPETCTIPEPLFKFFFWIGYCNSSLNPVIYTIFNKDFRKAFKKILCRGTKGTFF, from the coding sequence ATGGCCTCGGTTAAGGACTTTGGTTGCTCCATGGAGCTGAGCGGCTGGAATAGTAGTTTGACCAACGCAGCTTCGGTCCCCTGCAACCAGAGCATGGTGAAACTCGCCGCCCCGTACTCCCCTGAGGCCACGGCGGCCTTCGCTACCGCCATAACCCTGATGGTCGTCTTCACTATTGTGGGAAACATCATGGTCATCATCGCAGTGCTGACCAGCCGGTCACTTCGAGGTCCGCAGAATTTGTTCTTGGTGTCACTGGCTGCTGCGGACATCTTAGTGGCCACGCTTATCATCCCCTTTTCACTGGCCAATGAACTGCTTGGCTACTGGTACTTCAAATCTCTGTGGTGTGAGATTTACCTGGCACTGGATGTTTTGTTCTGCACCTCCTCCATTGTTCACCTGTGCGCCATCTCACTGGACCGCTACTTGTCCATCTCCCGTGTCACCTATGGACGTCAGCGGACACCCAGACGCATCAAAGCTGCTATTGTTGTGGTGTGGCTAATTTCTGCCATCATCTCCTTCCCTCCGCTGCTGTCCCTGAATAAAAGTGAGGGAGGGGCCGACGGGACTGAAAGAGGACCCCAGTGCCAGCTCAATGATGAACGCTGGTATATCCTGTACTCCACCATCGGCTCCTTCTTTGCTCCATGCCTAATCATGATCCTGGTCTACGTAAGAATCTACCAAATTGCCAAACAGAGGACAAGGTGCCCACCAGGAGAGCCAAGGAAAGATGGGGTAGGTTGTGCCACCCCAGGACAGGCAGCACGACATGTACAAGCCAATGGAACTGATGAAGAAAGCACACCCCCTTCATCAAATAAAACATCCAACAGCAGACCCCCCACCCTGGCAGTCACTCCTTCTCCTACTCCAAAACGGTCTCCGTCCTCTCAGAATCCCACCAATAATCTCCTGCAGCCTCCGTCCACTTCTCCTGCTCCAACCCCAGCCACAGGcacccctcccacctcccctcATGGCCCCTCACCCACCTCTAATGTGCCTCCGTCTGCCCCTGCCAAGACcaaagaggaggggaagaagaacAAGCGCCAGGCAGATAAAAAAGCTGACAATAATAATGGTGACAGCTCAAGCACGGAAAGTGACATGGAGCATAGCCAAGGAGGGGGCAGGGGTAGTGCCAGCATGGCAGGTTCACCCGGGGGTGGAGGTGTCCACTCCCCTGCCTCGATCCAGCGCTACCGGGACATGATAGCCACTTCCAAGGGGGCTCGGCTGGTGCCAGGGAGAAAGTCAAAAGTCGACAACAACCCTGGAGCAGCGAGGCGTAAAGCCATGGTCAACCGGGAGAAACGCTTCACCTTTGTCCTGGCGGTGGTGATAGGTGTTTTTGTGGTTTGCTGGTTCCCGTTCTTCTTCTCCTACTCCCTACAGGCAGTGTGCCCCGAGACCTGCACCATCCCTGAGCCACTCTTCAAATTTTTCTTCTGGATCGGCTATTGCAACTCCTCACTCAACCCGGTTATTTACACCATCTTCAACAAAGACTTTCGAAAGGCCTTCAAAAAGATTCTGTGCAGGGGTACTAAGGGGACTTTCTTTTAG